Proteins from a single region of Chryseobacterium scophthalmum:
- a CDS encoding glycoside hydrolase family 10 protein, which translates to MKISKIKLVCILGMFASFSTSCAVRENTPKVKNKVSSNTTKTPNPKLVPPIVAIPVNEEFRVNLPAIKREFRGVWIASVANINWPSRNNLSVDQQKAEAINMLNMLQENNFNAVIFQARPSADALYTSELEPWSYFLTGKTGEPPYPNYDPLQFWIEEAHKRGMELHVWLNPYRAHHSNGGAVSNQSMVNKLSDITIKLKNGMYWFDPANPKTQGHVSNVVKDLVKRYDLDAIHFDDYFYPYATYNRGIDFPDHESWRAYQSSGGTLSRPDWRRDQVNQFVERIYKEIHAEKNYVKFGISPFGIWKPGYPEGIVGSSQYDELFADAKLWLNKGWVDYFSPQLYWPIDSKGQAFASLLNWWKSENTMNRHLWPGLNTVEIKVSDRPGEIKNQVELSRQILKDDAGEVHWSIAGLTKSSNMLPTLKNGPYKEKALTPKSPWLKAIPLEKPTLFINDNGNSIQTSWSSKNIGNVFQWVLFTQYNGVWETEILTLENLSKEIPKFKDGKNLNAIAIKAIDRLGNESDYMAKKVR; encoded by the coding sequence ATGAAAATCTCTAAAATAAAATTAGTCTGCATATTAGGTATGTTTGCTTCTTTCAGTACTTCATGTGCTGTAAGAGAAAATACTCCGAAAGTAAAAAATAAAGTCTCCAGTAATACTACTAAAACTCCAAATCCTAAATTAGTTCCGCCAATCGTAGCGATTCCTGTTAATGAAGAATTTAGAGTGAATCTTCCTGCAATAAAAAGAGAATTCCGTGGCGTATGGATTGCAAGTGTAGCTAATATTAACTGGCCTTCAAGAAATAATCTTTCTGTAGATCAACAAAAAGCTGAAGCCATCAATATGTTGAATATGCTTCAGGAAAATAATTTTAATGCAGTGATTTTTCAGGCACGTCCGTCTGCAGATGCTTTATACACAAGCGAATTAGAGCCATGGTCTTATTTTTTGACTGGAAAAACTGGAGAGCCACCATATCCAAATTATGATCCTTTACAGTTTTGGATTGAAGAAGCTCATAAAAGAGGAATGGAACTTCATGTTTGGCTGAATCCTTACAGAGCACATCATTCGAATGGGGGAGCGGTTTCCAACCAGTCGATGGTGAATAAACTTTCAGATATTACCATTAAACTGAAAAACGGAATGTATTGGTTTGACCCCGCAAATCCGAAAACTCAGGGACATGTTTCTAATGTTGTGAAAGATTTGGTGAAAAGATATGATCTCGATGCGATACATTTCGACGATTATTTTTATCCGTATGCAACCTACAACAGAGGGATTGATTTTCCGGATCATGAAAGCTGGAGAGCCTATCAAAGTTCTGGAGGAACACTTTCCAGACCAGATTGGAGAAGAGATCAGGTGAATCAATTTGTAGAAAGGATTTACAAAGAAATTCACGCTGAGAAAAATTACGTAAAATTTGGAATCAGTCCGTTTGGAATCTGGAAACCAGGTTATCCGGAAGGAATTGTTGGTTCTTCGCAATATGATGAACTGTTTGCAGATGCTAAATTATGGTTGAATAAAGGTTGGGTAGATTATTTTTCGCCACAATTGTATTGGCCGATCGATTCAAAAGGACAAGCTTTTGCTTCTCTGTTAAATTGGTGGAAATCTGAAAATACCATGAACCGTCATCTTTGGCCAGGCTTAAATACGGTTGAAATAAAAGTTTCCGACAGACCGGGCGAAATTAAAAATCAGGTGGAATTGTCAAGACAGATTTTGAAAGATGATGCAGGAGAAGTACATTGGAGTATTGCCGGTTTAACGAAAAGTTCAAACATGCTTCCTACTTTAAAAAACGGTCCCTATAAAGAAAAAGCTTTAACTCCGAAAAGTCCTTGGTTAAAAGCCATTCCTTTAGAAAAACCAACTTTATTCATCAATGATAATGGAAACTCTATACAAACAAGCTGGAGTTCTAAAAATATAGGAAATGTTTTTCAATGGGTTCTTTTTACACAATACAACGGAGTTTGGGAAACCGAAATTCTTACATTAGAGAATCTTTCAAAAGAAATTCCTAAGTTTAAAGACGGCAAAAATTTGAATGCCATTGCAATAAAAGCAATTGACCGTTTAGGAAATGAAAGCGATTATATGGCGAAGAAAGTAAGATGA
- the metG gene encoding methionine--tRNA ligase encodes MSNRKMITAALPYANGPVHIGHLAGVYIPADVYARFQRRSGKDVAFICGSDEHGIPITIRAKKEGVTPQDIVDKYHEIIKKSFSDLGISFDEYSRTTSANHRETSQDFFKVLYEKGKFSEEMSEQYFDEQANEFLADRYIVGTCPNCGNENAYGDQCEKCGSTLSPSELINPKSMLSGNVPILKETKNWYLPLNEYEDFLNEWIIEGHKDDWKPNVYGQVKSWLNDGLKPRAMTRDLNWGVPVPLPGADGKVLYVWFDAPIGYISFTKEWAAKNGKDWKDYWQSEESDLVHFIGKDNIVFHCIIFPAMMKAHGDYKMPKNVPAFEFLNLENDKISTSRNWAVWAHEYVEDFPGQQDVLRYALLSSAPETKDNNFTWKDFQTKNNSELVGIFGNFINRVAVLIHKYYDGIVPQGDVNAPELAEINKSAKEISGFLENYEFRNSLTALMNLARFGNQYLQAEEPWKTIKDNPEKAAHSLFVGAQIAVALAQLCEPFMPFSSEKLLNMFNVQKSDWNTVETKTVLIETGHQINETSLLFSKIEDDVIEAQIQKLENTKQSNKKTNPNANPMKEEIQFDDFTKIDLRTATIIEAEKVEKADKLLKLTVDTGVDVRTVVSGIAESFTAEEVIGKQVMILLNLAPRKIRGIESQGMLLLTTKPDGKLSFVTPDDSNVENGIEIG; translated from the coding sequence ATGTCAAACAGAAAGATGATTACGGCGGCTTTGCCATATGCAAACGGACCGGTTCATATTGGGCATTTGGCTGGAGTTTACATTCCTGCAGATGTTTATGCTAGATTTCAGAGAAGATCAGGAAAAGATGTTGCTTTTATCTGCGGAAGCGATGAGCACGGAATTCCTATCACCATAAGAGCTAAGAAAGAAGGTGTTACGCCACAAGATATTGTTGATAAATATCACGAGATCATCAAAAAATCGTTCTCAGACTTGGGAATTTCTTTTGATGAATATTCTAGAACAACATCAGCTAATCATCGTGAAACAAGCCAAGATTTCTTTAAAGTTCTTTATGAAAAAGGGAAATTTTCGGAAGAAATGTCTGAGCAATATTTCGACGAACAAGCTAATGAATTTTTAGCTGACCGATATATCGTTGGAACTTGCCCGAACTGTGGTAACGAAAACGCTTACGGAGATCAGTGTGAGAAGTGTGGTTCTACCCTTTCGCCATCAGAATTGATTAATCCAAAATCGATGTTGAGCGGAAACGTTCCTATTTTAAAAGAGACAAAAAACTGGTATTTACCATTAAATGAATACGAAGACTTCCTGAACGAATGGATTATCGAAGGTCATAAAGACGACTGGAAACCAAACGTTTACGGACAGGTGAAATCTTGGTTGAATGATGGTTTAAAACCTCGTGCGATGACCAGAGATCTGAACTGGGGTGTCCCGGTTCCACTTCCCGGAGCAGACGGAAAAGTATTGTATGTTTGGTTTGATGCACCGATCGGATATATTTCTTTCACCAAAGAATGGGCTGCAAAAAACGGAAAAGACTGGAAAGATTACTGGCAAAGTGAAGAAAGCGATTTAGTTCACTTTATCGGAAAAGATAATATTGTATTCCACTGTATTATTTTCCCTGCAATGATGAAGGCTCATGGAGATTACAAAATGCCGAAAAACGTTCCTGCGTTTGAGTTTTTAAATCTTGAAAACGATAAAATTTCAACTTCAAGAAACTGGGCAGTTTGGGCACACGAATATGTTGAAGACTTCCCTGGACAGCAAGATGTTTTGCGTTATGCATTGCTTTCTTCAGCTCCGGAAACGAAAGATAATAACTTTACGTGGAAAGATTTCCAGACAAAAAATAATTCTGAATTAGTTGGAATTTTTGGAAATTTCATTAACAGAGTTGCGGTTTTAATTCATAAATATTATGATGGAATCGTTCCTCAAGGTGATGTAAATGCTCCTGAACTAGCGGAAATCAATAAATCAGCGAAAGAAATTTCAGGATTCTTGGAAAATTACGAATTCAGAAATTCTTTAACAGCTTTAATGAATTTGGCTCGTTTCGGAAACCAATATCTTCAAGCTGAAGAGCCTTGGAAAACCATTAAAGATAATCCTGAAAAGGCGGCACACTCATTATTTGTCGGAGCTCAGATTGCAGTTGCTTTAGCGCAATTGTGTGAACCGTTTATGCCTTTCAGTTCTGAGAAATTATTGAATATGTTTAACGTTCAAAAATCAGATTGGAATACTGTTGAAACAAAAACTGTTTTAATTGAAACGGGTCATCAAATCAACGAAACATCTCTTCTTTTCTCGAAAATTGAAGACGATGTTATCGAAGCTCAGATCCAGAAATTAGAAAATACAAAACAAAGTAATAAAAAAACAAATCCTAACGCCAACCCAATGAAAGAGGAAATACAGTTTGATGATTTTACAAAGATCGACTTGAGAACAGCAACGATCATTGAAGCTGAAAAAGTAGAAAAAGCAGATAAATTATTAAAACTAACTGTTGATACAGGAGTTGATGTAAGAACTGTAGTTTCAGGGATTGCAGAAAGCTTTACCGCAGAAGAAGTGATTGGAAAACAGGTTATGATTCTATTAAATCTTGCTCCAAGAAAGATCAGAGGAATTGAATCTCAGGGAATGTTGCTATTAACGACAAAACCAGACGGAAAATTATCTTTTGTAACACCGGACGACAGCAATGTTGAGAACGGTATTGAGATTGGATAA
- a CDS encoding glycoside hydrolase family 97 protein, whose amino-acid sequence MKITVAAVLLSMMFAGANAQSLRSPDGKFEMNFQLKNGVPFYNLKYNGSTVVEDSKLGLRLFKDTSVTFASEITKTEDAKFDLNNDFVKVSEKRDSKNETWQPVLGEKKNYINHYNELAVTLNQNSTDRSIVVKFRLFNDGLGFRYEFPQQKNLNYFIIKEEDTEFDFPTDMKAWWMVADYDSQEYRYQETNISEIPARWDKAFDSNASQKLIKNAVQSPLMLKKNGKEPLYINIAEAAVLNYAASHLEVDAQNFKFKTHLTADRQGAKGYIQTPSVTPWRTIIVSPKAEDLMDSKMLFNLNEPTKYTDTSYIKPTKYMGVWWEMIIGKAQWAYSTADNVHLGVTDFSKLTPNGKHAANTTRVKEYIDFAAANGFDGLLIEGWNIGWEDWFGHSKEYVFDFLTPYPDFDIKILNEYAHSKGIKLIMHHETSGSATNYERWADQAFQLMNKYGYTSVKTGYVGDIIPRGEHHYSQWTINHYYRIVEKANDYKIMVNSHESVRPGGESRTYPNYISAEAARGTEYEAFAGNNPDHQTILPFTRWMGGSMDYTPGIFQTKLDYYFPGDKRFVKTTLAKQLGLYVTMYMPLQMAADLPENYAKHMDAFQFIKDVAADWDDTKILSAEPGDYVITARKAKGTENWFVGGITDENKREYTVDFSFLDKGKKYEATIYEDGKDADYIDNPQSYNIYKKQITSKSKINFKMARSGGFAVSIKPVK is encoded by the coding sequence ATGAAAATTACAGTTGCTGCGGTTTTATTATCGATGATGTTTGCAGGTGCAAATGCACAATCTCTGAGATCTCCGGACGGAAAATTTGAAATGAATTTCCAACTGAAAAACGGAGTTCCTTTTTACAATTTAAAATACAACGGATCTACTGTTGTTGAAGATTCAAAATTAGGTTTAAGGCTTTTTAAAGATACTTCGGTAACATTTGCCTCAGAAATTACAAAAACTGAAGATGCAAAATTTGATTTGAATAATGATTTCGTTAAAGTTTCTGAGAAAAGGGATTCAAAAAACGAAACCTGGCAACCTGTTTTAGGGGAAAAGAAAAATTACATCAATCATTATAATGAATTAGCGGTTACGCTGAACCAAAATTCTACAGACAGAAGTATTGTCGTAAAGTTTAGGCTGTTCAATGATGGTTTAGGTTTTAGATATGAATTTCCACAACAGAAAAATTTGAATTATTTTATCATCAAAGAAGAAGATACAGAGTTTGATTTTCCAACCGATATGAAAGCTTGGTGGATGGTTGCCGATTACGATTCTCAGGAATACAGATATCAGGAAACCAATATCTCTGAAATTCCGGCAAGATGGGACAAAGCTTTTGATTCTAATGCTTCGCAGAAATTAATTAAAAATGCAGTTCAGTCGCCGTTGATGCTAAAAAAGAACGGAAAAGAACCATTATATATCAATATTGCAGAAGCAGCAGTTTTGAATTATGCAGCTTCACATCTTGAGGTTGATGCTCAAAATTTTAAATTTAAAACGCATCTTACAGCTGACCGACAAGGTGCAAAAGGTTACATTCAGACTCCTTCTGTAACGCCTTGGAGAACGATTATTGTTTCGCCAAAAGCGGAAGATTTAATGGACTCAAAAATGTTATTTAATCTAAACGAACCGACAAAATATACCGATACTTCTTACATAAAACCCACAAAATACATGGGAGTTTGGTGGGAAATGATTATCGGAAAAGCACAATGGGCGTATTCTACAGCAGATAACGTTCATCTTGGAGTAACCGATTTTTCTAAATTAACACCTAACGGAAAACACGCAGCAAATACTACAAGAGTTAAAGAATATATTGATTTTGCCGCTGCAAACGGTTTCGACGGTTTGTTGATCGAAGGTTGGAATATCGGTTGGGAAGACTGGTTCGGTCATTCCAAAGAATATGTTTTTGATTTTTTGACTCCTTATCCGGATTTTGATATTAAAATACTGAATGAATACGCACATTCAAAAGGTATTAAACTGATTATGCATCACGAAACTTCTGGTTCGGCAACGAATTACGAAAGATGGGCAGATCAGGCTTTTCAATTAATGAATAAATATGGTTATACGTCTGTGAAAACGGGCTATGTAGGCGATATAATCCCGAGAGGAGAACATCATTATTCACAATGGACGATCAATCATTATTACAGAATTGTAGAAAAAGCGAATGACTATAAAATCATGGTGAATTCTCACGAATCAGTTCGTCCGGGTGGAGAAAGCCGTACCTATCCGAATTATATTTCAGCAGAAGCCGCTCGTGGAACAGAATATGAAGCTTTTGCAGGAAACAATCCCGACCATCAGACAATTCTTCCGTTTACACGATGGATGGGTGGTTCGATGGATTACACACCGGGAATTTTCCAAACCAAATTAGACTATTATTTTCCCGGAGATAAACGTTTTGTGAAAACTACTTTAGCAAAACAATTGGGGCTGTATGTAACGATGTATATGCCTTTGCAAATGGCTGCAGATTTGCCGGAAAATTACGCAAAACACATGGATGCTTTCCAGTTTATCAAAGATGTTGCAGCAGATTGGGATGATACAAAAATTCTTTCAGCAGAACCCGGAGATTATGTAATCACCGCGAGAAAAGCAAAAGGCACAGAAAACTGGTTTGTTGGTGGAATTACTGACGAAAATAAAAGAGAATATACCGTAGATTTTTCATTTTTAGATAAAGGAAAAAAATACGAAGCAACCATTTATGAAGATGGAAAAGACGCTGATTATATTGATAATCCTCAAAGTTATAACATCTACAAAAAGCAGATTACGAGTAAATCTAAAATAAATTTTAAAATGGCTCGAAGCGGTGGTTTTGCTGTTTCCATAAAGCCTGTAAAATAA
- a CDS encoding succinylglutamate desuccinylase/aspartoacylase family protein → MIKLIFKTIVLSAFVSFTMLKSQSVKEILKQNGSFRKDTIFSVKSDSKETYLPVTIIKGKEKGPVFTIVAGIHGYEYPPIIAVQELLNEIKPENIKGSLIIIPIANVESFQKRTPFVNPFDGKNLNTAFPGLLNGTPTDQIAYLITKEIIPNSTIFLDIHGGDANEDLLPFVCYYDRKDTPENTKKAHELSVRSEIQYIVSYPYTLTATEPAKYAFKEATQQGITALSIEAGKLGTVQKDNVDLIKTAVYNMLENSGNYVMRKSKIVNQKSTVILNQQDYIRVPEDGIFYSELKSGDKVKKNQILGYITDKFGNKRHDIVSQTTGIILYKVGTPPVNKGETLFCIGYNE, encoded by the coding sequence ATGATAAAATTGATCTTCAAAACGATTGTGTTATCAGCTTTTGTTTCTTTTACAATGTTGAAATCTCAATCAGTAAAGGAAATTTTAAAGCAAAATGGTTCTTTCAGAAAAGACACAATATTTTCTGTTAAAAGTGATTCAAAAGAAACTTATTTACCGGTTACGATTATTAAAGGAAAAGAAAAAGGTCCGGTTTTCACTATTGTTGCAGGAATTCATGGTTACGAATATCCACCAATTATTGCCGTTCAGGAATTATTAAACGAAATAAAACCCGAAAATATAAAAGGAAGTTTAATTATTATCCCGATTGCCAATGTTGAATCTTTTCAAAAAAGAACTCCTTTTGTAAATCCATTTGATGGTAAAAATTTGAACACCGCTTTTCCGGGCTTGTTAAACGGTACTCCGACCGACCAGATCGCTTATTTAATTACGAAAGAAATTATTCCGAATTCAACAATTTTTTTAGATATTCATGGTGGTGATGCTAATGAAGATCTATTGCCTTTTGTTTGCTATTACGACAGAAAAGATACGCCAGAAAACACCAAAAAAGCTCATGAATTATCGGTGAGATCAGAAATTCAATATATTGTTTCTTATCCTTACACTTTAACTGCGACTGAACCTGCGAAATATGCTTTCAAAGAAGCTACACAGCAGGGAATTACAGCTTTGAGTATTGAAGCCGGAAAGCTGGGAACTGTACAGAAAGATAATGTTGATTTGATTAAAACTGCAGTTTACAACATGCTTGAAAATTCTGGAAATTATGTAATGAGAAAATCAAAAATTGTCAATCAAAAATCAACCGTTATTTTAAACCAGCAAGATTATATAAGAGTTCCGGAAGATGGAATTTTTTATAGCGAACTGAAAAGTGGAGATAAGGTAAAAAAGAATCAGATTTTAGGCTATATTACAGACAAATTTGGAAATAAAAGACACGATATCGTTTCGCAAACCACCGGAATTATTTTGTACAAAGTAGGAACTCCGCCCGTCAATAAAGGCGAAACTCTTTTTTGTATCGGATATAATGAATAA
- a CDS encoding nuclear transport factor 2 family protein, whose protein sequence is MKKTKLFFALAIFLFAFSGFSAQSKDAKFEKEKTEISRMLDDFNVAAANAEFEKYFSFFADESTFIGTDATEIWNKQEFKTWAKPHFEKKKTWNFTSVKRNIYFSKDGKLAWFDELLDTQMKICRGSGVLEKINGAWKVKQYVLSMTVPNDVVDKVVAEKSAMEDDILTELKNNKK, encoded by the coding sequence ATGAAAAAAACAAAACTTTTCTTTGCTTTAGCAATCTTCCTATTTGCTTTTTCAGGCTTTTCAGCGCAATCTAAAGATGCGAAATTTGAAAAAGAAAAAACTGAAATTTCAAGAATGCTTGATGATTTCAACGTTGCTGCAGCTAATGCAGAATTTGAAAAATACTTCAGTTTTTTTGCTGATGAATCTACATTTATCGGAACCGACGCAACAGAAATCTGGAATAAGCAAGAATTTAAAACTTGGGCAAAACCCCATTTCGAAAAGAAAAAAACATGGAATTTCACTTCCGTTAAAAGAAATATCTATTTCAGTAAAGACGGAAAGTTGGCTTGGTTTGACGAATTATTAGATACTCAAATGAAAATCTGCCGCGGTTCCGGAGTTTTAGAAAAAATAAACGGAGCCTGGAAAGTAAAACAATACGTGCTTTCAATGACAGTTCCTAACGATGTTGTTGATAAAGTGGTTGCTGAAAAATCTGCAATGGAAGACGATATTTTAACGGAACTAAAAAACAATAAAAAATAA
- a CDS encoding pirin family protein: MKTVYHKADSRGHANHGWLNSYHTFSFAGYQNPERTHFGVLRVLNDDTVSQGMGFGTHPHKDMEIISIPLEGDLEHKDSMGTTAVIKKGEIQVMSAGTGVQHSEYNKNKDEAVKFLQIWIFPREVGVEPRYDQISIADGEKNNGFQQILSPNKNDAGVWIHQDAWFNLAKFSKGNGKNYMLNKKGNGVYAFVLKGSAKVGDRVLGERDGLGIWDTQSFNIEATEDTEILLMEVPMELPSYLK; this comes from the coding sequence ATGAAAACAGTTTATCACAAAGCAGATTCAAGAGGTCACGCCAATCATGGATGGTTAAATTCTTATCACACATTCAGTTTCGCAGGTTATCAAAATCCTGAAAGAACCCATTTCGGAGTTTTAAGAGTGTTGAATGACGACACCGTTTCTCAGGGAATGGGTTTCGGAACACATCCACACAAAGACATGGAAATTATTTCTATTCCTTTGGAAGGAGATTTGGAACATAAAGATTCTATGGGAACAACTGCAGTGATCAAAAAAGGAGAAATTCAGGTAATGAGCGCAGGAACGGGAGTTCAACACAGCGAATACAACAAAAATAAAGACGAGGCCGTAAAATTTTTACAGATTTGGATTTTCCCCAGAGAAGTTGGTGTTGAGCCAAGATACGATCAGATAAGTATTGCAGACGGAGAAAAAAATAACGGATTCCAACAGATTTTATCACCGAATAAAAACGATGCCGGAGTTTGGATTCACCAGGATGCATGGTTCAATTTGGCTAAGTTTTCCAAAGGAAACGGTAAAAACTATATGCTCAATAAAAAAGGAAATGGTGTTTACGCTTTTGTTTTAAAAGGAAGTGCGAAAGTGGGCGATAGAGTTTTAGGTGAAAGAGACGGATTGGGAATTTGGGATACCCAAAGTTTCAACATCGAAGCAACAGAAGACACTGAAATCCTTTTAATGGAAGTTCCTATGGAATTACCTTCTTATTTAAAATAA
- a CDS encoding NADPH-dependent FMN reductase: MKILAVAGSNSETSINKLLVSYAASLIENAEVEIVDMNDFEMPIYKHQREVESGVPQEAKNFAEKIDAADILLVSLSEHNGTYSTAFKNVFDWTSRIKDRAVWNEKPMLLMATAPGGRGGLGVLEAAEKRFPLHGGNIIDTFTLPFFNDNFDKENKKVSNIDKNSELQEKLNKISAVEIILEK; encoded by the coding sequence ATGAAAATCTTAGCAGTAGCAGGAAGTAATTCCGAAACATCAATCAATAAATTATTAGTTTCTTACGCAGCTTCATTAATCGAAAATGCAGAAGTGGAAATCGTAGATATGAATGATTTTGAAATGCCGATCTACAAACATCAACGTGAAGTAGAAAGTGGAGTTCCTCAGGAAGCAAAAAACTTTGCAGAAAAAATTGATGCTGCAGATATTCTTTTAGTTTCTTTGTCGGAGCACAACGGAACATATTCCACTGCATTTAAAAATGTTTTCGATTGGACTTCAAGAATTAAAGACAGAGCGGTTTGGAACGAAAAACCAATGTTGTTAATGGCTACAGCTCCTGGAGGAAGAGGTGGTTTGGGAGTTTTGGAAGCTGCAGAAAAGCGTTTTCCGTTACATGGAGGGAATATTATTGATACTTTTACACTTCCATTCTTTAATGATAACTTCGATAAAGAAAATAAAAAAGTTTCTAACATCGATAAAAACAGTGAGTTACAAGAGAAATTAAATAAGATTTCTGCTGTTGAAATAATCTTAGAAAAATAG
- the purM gene encoding phosphoribosylformylglycinamidine cyclo-ligase, with the protein MSNTYKSAGVDKEEGYKTVDKIKKAVGETHNSNVLNHLGSFGAFYEIGGYKNPVLVSGTDGVGTKLKVALDSKKYDSIGVDCFAMCANDILCHGAKPLFFLDYLACGKLDSEIAAEIVLGMVEACKDNNCALIGGETAEMPGMYKPGDYDVAGFCVGIVEKDQIIDGSKIKTGDKIIALPSSGFHSNGFSLVRKVFPDFNEEFEGKPLYETLLVPTRLYYKDIHKVIEEVKVAGIAHITGGGLYENIPRIIGDGLCASIDASKIQIPSVMLELEKRGGVAREEMFGTFNMGVGMIIVVDADHAEKVLHLLDDAYEIGEITAGSEKINLSF; encoded by the coding sequence ATGAGCAACACGTACAAATCTGCAGGAGTAGACAAAGAAGAAGGTTACAAAACCGTTGACAAGATCAAAAAAGCGGTGGGTGAAACTCACAATTCCAATGTTTTGAATCATTTGGGAAGTTTTGGAGCTTTCTACGAAATCGGAGGTTACAAAAATCCTGTGTTGGTTTCTGGAACAGATGGAGTAGGAACGAAGCTTAAAGTGGCTTTAGACTCAAAAAAATACGATTCTATCGGGGTTGACTGTTTCGCAATGTGTGCCAATGATATTCTTTGTCACGGTGCAAAACCATTGTTTTTCCTTGATTATTTAGCTTGCGGAAAATTAGATTCCGAAATCGCTGCAGAGATCGTTTTAGGAATGGTAGAAGCGTGTAAAGACAACAACTGTGCGCTTATCGGTGGTGAAACTGCTGAAATGCCGGGAATGTACAAGCCGGGAGACTACGATGTTGCAGGATTTTGCGTAGGAATTGTTGAAAAAGACCAGATTATTGACGGTTCAAAAATCAAAACTGGTGACAAAATCATTGCTTTGCCAAGTTCAGGTTTCCATTCAAACGGATTTTCTTTGGTAAGAAAAGTTTTCCCGGATTTCAATGAAGAATTCGAAGGAAAACCTTTGTACGAAACACTTTTGGTTCCTACAAGACTGTATTATAAAGACATTCACAAGGTAATCGAAGAAGTAAAAGTTGCAGGTATCGCTCATATTACAGGTGGTGGTTTGTACGAAAATATCCCAAGAATTATTGGTGATGGTTTGTGTGCTTCTATCGATGCTTCAAAAATTCAGATTCCAAGCGTTATGTTGGAATTAGAAAAAAGAGGTGGTGTAGCTCGCGAAGAAATGTTCGGAACTTTCAACATGGGAGTTGGGATGATTATCGTTGTTGATGCAGACCATGCTGAGAAAGTTTTACACCTTCTTGATGACGCTTACGAAATCGGAGAAATTACTGCAGGAAGCGAAAAGATAAATCTATCATTTTAA
- the purN gene encoding phosphoribosylglycinamide formyltransferase, producing MKNLVILVSGSGTNLQRIIDTIDSGEIQNAKVSLVVADRECFGLERAKNHNIENVLIPRGKNFSSELSKIIPENTDLIVLAGFLSILKPEFCENWSGKIINIHPALLPKFGGKGMWGHHVHNAVIEAKEKESGATVHFVTSGIDEGEAILQKSFEVTENDTPETVAEKVHIIEYEIFPKAINKVLNNVPI from the coding sequence ATGAAAAACTTAGTTATACTCGTTTCAGGTTCAGGAACCAATCTTCAGCGAATTATCGACACTATTGATAGCGGAGAAATCCAAAATGCAAAAGTATCTTTAGTAGTTGCCGACAGAGAATGTTTTGGATTGGAAAGGGCAAAAAATCATAACATAGAAAACGTTCTGATTCCGAGAGGAAAAAACTTCAGCAGCGAATTGAGTAAAATCATTCCGGAAAATACAGATCTTATTGTATTGGCTGGGTTTTTATCAATTTTAAAACCAGAGTTTTGTGAAAATTGGAGCGGTAAGATAATCAATATTCATCCTGCTTTGCTTCCAAAATTTGGAGGAAAAGGAATGTGGGGACATCATGTTCATAATGCGGTGATTGAAGCTAAAGAAAAAGAAAGCGGAGCAACCGTTCATTTTGTTACCTCAGGAATCGATGAAGGAGAAGCTATTCTTCAAAAATCATTCGAAGTCACAGAAAATGATACTCCGGAAACCGTTGCTGAGAAAGTACATATTATTGAATATGAAATTTTCCCCAAAGCAATAAACAAAGTACTAAATAATGTACCAATCTAA